In Pseudomonas fluorescens NCIMB 11764, a single window of DNA contains:
- a CDS encoding universal stress protein translates to MIRSMLYATDLGLYAPLVMQHALELARTFDADLYVVHAVEPMGLFAESVLQSYLDEQALNEFHSQGLNTVIANIEQRVLDSFREELGDEGAHDLDRIQAVRVLQGDPSQVILDQAQKLSVDLLIVGSHSHGAGAETPLGRTAARVLQLARVPVYLVPLVERRRQGDR, encoded by the coding sequence ATGATTCGTTCGATGCTGTATGCCACTGACCTCGGCCTGTACGCGCCCTTAGTGATGCAGCATGCCCTGGAGCTGGCTCGAACATTCGATGCTGACTTGTATGTGGTGCACGCGGTTGAGCCGATGGGTTTGTTTGCCGAATCGGTGCTTCAGAGTTACCTCGATGAACAGGCGTTGAACGAGTTTCACAGTCAGGGCCTGAACACCGTCATTGCCAATATCGAGCAACGGGTGCTCGACAGTTTTCGTGAGGAGTTGGGGGACGAGGGGGCGCACGATCTGGACCGGATTCAGGCGGTGCGGGTGCTTCAGGGCGATCCGTCGCAGGTGATTCTCGACCAGGCGCAGAAACTCTCCGTGGATTTGTTGATCGTAGGTAGTCATAGCCATGGTGCTGGCGCGGAAACGCCTTTGGGCAGGACCGCAGCGCGGGTGTTGCAGTTGGCTCGGGTCCCGGTCTATCTGGTGCCGCTGGTGGAACGCCGTCGCCAAGGGGATCGTTAG
- a CDS encoding 5'-nucleotidase, with the protein MAKTIDDKLVLAISSRALFDLSESHKVYLSSGVEAYRQYQIEHEDEILEPGDAFPLVEKLLSLNTRLGRARVEVILVSRNSADTGLRVFNSIHHYGLAISRAAFVGGRSPYPYLKAFGCDLFLSTHAEDVRSALDAGFAAATILSGGASRAASDELRIAFDGDAVLFSDESERVYQAGGLEAFQASERESAREPLRGGPFKGFLAALNLLQREFPEDACPIRTALVTARSAPAHERVIRTLREWDIRLDESLFLGGLTKSAFLEAFAADVFFDDQAGHCELAREVVATGHVPHGISNEQKV; encoded by the coding sequence ATGGCAAAGACGATTGACGACAAACTGGTGCTGGCGATTTCTTCGCGCGCGTTGTTCGACCTGAGCGAAAGCCACAAGGTTTACCTGTCGAGCGGTGTCGAGGCCTATCGGCAATATCAGATCGAACACGAAGACGAAATCCTCGAGCCCGGTGATGCCTTCCCGTTGGTGGAAAAACTCCTCAGCCTCAATACCCGCCTCGGCCGCGCCAGGGTCGAAGTGATCCTGGTGTCGCGCAACAGCGCCGACACCGGGCTGCGGGTGTTCAATTCTATTCACCATTACGGACTGGCGATCTCCCGTGCGGCATTTGTCGGTGGGCGCAGCCCGTACCCGTATCTCAAAGCGTTTGGTTGCGACCTGTTTCTGTCGACCCACGCCGAAGACGTGCGCAGTGCGCTGGATGCCGGCTTCGCTGCGGCGACCATTCTGTCGGGCGGTGCCAGCCGTGCCGCGAGCGATGAATTGCGCATTGCCTTCGACGGTGACGCGGTGCTGTTTTCCGACGAGTCGGAGCGTGTTTATCAGGCGGGCGGCCTGGAGGCGTTTCAGGCCAGCGAGCGCGAAAGTGCCCGCGAGCCACTGCGCGGTGGGCCGTTCAAAGGCTTTCTCGCGGCGCTCAATCTGTTGCAGCGTGAGTTCCCGGAGGACGCCTGTCCGATCCGCACCGCGCTGGTCACCGCCCGTTCGGCGCCGGCCCATGAGCGGGTGATCCGCACGTTGCGCGAGTGGGACATTCGCCTGGATGAGTCGTTGTTCCTCGGCGGCCTGACCAAGTCCGCTTTCCTCGAAGCCTTTGCCGCCGACGTGTTTTTCGACGATCAGGCCGGCCATTGCGAGTTGGCTCGTGAGGTGGTCGCTACTGGCCATGTGCCCCATGGCATAAGCAACGAGCAAAAGGTTTAA
- a CDS encoding putative 2-dehydropantoate 2-reductase — MTGAVARPTIGIIGTGAIGGFYGLMLARAGFDVHFLLRSEFSAVAERGLQLDSAVHGALTLNPVQAYSSAEDMPPCDWLLVGAKTTSNAGLAPAIIQAAAPNARVLLLQNGLDVEDSLRALLPDSLHLLGGLCLICVHRTGPGAITHQALGAVNVGYHSGPATDEQARMAIVEEGAGLFRSAGIDSQAMPNLHQARWQKLVWNIPYNGLSVLLGAGTTPLMTDADSRELIKALMAEVVQGAKACGHDMPAGYADYLFMMTEKMPDYWPSMYHDFLHKRPLELAAIYARPLAAAKAAGCELPRIEALYRSLSFIDRRNT; from the coding sequence ATGACGGGTGCAGTTGCCAGGCCGACCATCGGTATTATCGGAACCGGTGCAATCGGTGGTTTCTACGGGTTGATGCTCGCGCGTGCCGGTTTCGACGTGCATTTTCTGTTGCGCAGCGAATTCTCGGCGGTGGCCGAACGCGGGTTGCAACTCGACAGCGCGGTGCACGGTGCGCTGACCTTGAATCCGGTTCAGGCCTATTCGTCGGCCGAAGACATGCCGCCCTGCGACTGGCTGCTGGTGGGCGCGAAGACCACCAGCAATGCCGGTCTGGCGCCGGCGATCATTCAAGCGGCGGCACCGAACGCCAGGGTGCTGTTGCTGCAAAACGGCCTGGATGTCGAAGACAGTCTGCGAGCCTTGCTCCCGGATTCCCTGCACCTGCTCGGCGGACTCTGCCTGATCTGCGTCCATCGCACGGGCCCGGGTGCGATCACTCATCAGGCCCTCGGCGCGGTGAACGTCGGCTACCACAGTGGCCCCGCCACCGATGAACAGGCGCGAATGGCAATTGTCGAGGAAGGCGCCGGGTTGTTCCGCAGCGCCGGCATCGACTCCCAGGCCATGCCGAACCTGCATCAGGCGCGCTGGCAGAAACTGGTCTGGAATATCCCTTACAACGGCCTGTCGGTGCTGCTTGGCGCGGGCACCACACCGTTGATGACCGATGCCGACAGCCGGGAACTGATCAAGGCCTTGATGGCCGAAGTGGTTCAGGGCGCCAAGGCCTGTGGTCACGACATGCCGGCGGGTTACGCGGACTATCTGTTCATGATGACCGAAAAAATGCCGGACTACTGGCCGAGCATGTACCACGATTTTCTGCACAAGCGACCGTTGGAGCTGGCGGCCATTTACGCCCGGCCACTGGCGGCAGCCAAGGCCGCCGGTTGCGAACTGCCGCGAATAGAAGCGTTGTATCGCAGTTTGAGTTTTATCGATCGACGGAATACCTGA
- a CDS encoding thioredoxin family protein, translating into MSTDSMCRPSDIVSPSIVAESELTDFDADQRLLAMSGVSLVIFTSVGCASCRFAREQLPRLDLQVDRLCWIDAGDNGGVVERYQVFHLPALFVVRDGEFFGAIKSRLTSTELNAAVGQALTRTAEELP; encoded by the coding sequence ATGAGCACGGACTCCATGTGTCGGCCATCTGACATTGTTTCCCCCAGTATAGTGGCCGAATCGGAACTGACCGATTTCGACGCCGACCAACGGTTGCTGGCGATGAGCGGGGTGTCGCTGGTTATATTCACCAGCGTCGGCTGTGCCAGCTGCCGTTTTGCCCGTGAGCAATTGCCAAGGCTCGATCTGCAGGTCGATCGTTTGTGCTGGATCGATGCCGGGGACAATGGCGGGGTGGTCGAGCGTTATCAGGTCTTTCATTTGCCGGCGCTGTTTGTGGTGCGCGACGGTGAGTTTTTCGGAGCAATAAAATCGCGCCTGACCAGCACCGAGCTCAATGCGGCCGTGGGGCAGGCGCTGACCAGAACAGCAGAGGAGTTGCCATGA
- a CDS encoding PilZ domain-containing protein: protein MGRFIPHPDDVPVELTLLKPECISRQQLHTISLGGMACNYHRAWRHGTALEVRIPTLNPDLRFLGYVAWCLRRKHGYLVGIAFVDEQMMFSARMGEQVCQIERYCRLHDAHDDLQETQALALEWVQQHADEFSHDTVRKAFAQAVMD, encoded by the coding sequence ATGGGACGTTTTATTCCTCATCCTGACGATGTGCCCGTCGAATTAACGTTGCTCAAACCTGAGTGTATTTCACGGCAACAGCTGCACACTATCAGCCTCGGGGGCATGGCTTGCAATTATCACCGCGCCTGGCGTCACGGCACGGCGCTGGAAGTTCGCATCCCGACCTTGAACCCCGATTTGCGTTTTCTGGGCTACGTCGCCTGGTGCCTGCGACGCAAACACGGTTATCTGGTGGGCATTGCCTTTGTTGACGAGCAGATGATGTTCAGTGCCCGAATGGGCGAACAGGTGTGCCAGATCGAACGTTACTGTCGCCTGCATGACGCCCACGACGACCTGCAGGAAACCCAGGCGCTGGCCCTCGAATGGGTCCAGCAGCACGCCGACGAGTTCTCCCACGATACGGTTCGCAAGGCATTTGCACAGGCGGTGATGGATTAA
- a CDS encoding 3-deoxy-7-phosphoheptulonate synthase: MADLPINDLNVASNETLITPDQLKRDIPLSDAALRTVTKGREVIRNILDGTDHRLFVVIGPCSIHDIKAAHEYAERLKVLAAEVSDTLYLVMRVYFEKPRTTVGWKGLINDPYLDDSFKIQDGLHIGRQLLLDLAEMGLPTATEALDPISPQYLQDLISWSAIGARTTESQTHREMASGLSSAVGFKNGTDGGLTVAINALQSVSSPHRFLGINQEGGVSIVTTKGNAYGHVVLRGGNGKPNYDSVSVALCEQALNKAKIKPNIMVDCSHANSNKDPALQPLVMENVANQILEGNQSIIGLMVESHLNWGCQAIPKDLADLQYGVSITDACIDWSATENTLRSMHAKLKDVLPKRART; encoded by the coding sequence ATGGCTGATTTACCGATCAACGACCTAAACGTCGCCTCCAACGAGACGCTGATCACTCCCGATCAGCTCAAGCGTGATATCCCTCTGAGCGACGCTGCCCTGCGCACCGTCACCAAGGGTCGCGAAGTCATTCGCAACATCCTGGATGGCACCGACCACCGCCTGTTCGTCGTCATCGGGCCGTGCTCGATCCACGACATCAAGGCTGCCCACGAATACGCCGAGCGCCTGAAGGTATTGGCGGCGGAAGTGTCCGATACCTTGTATCTGGTCATGCGCGTGTATTTCGAGAAGCCACGCACCACCGTCGGCTGGAAAGGCTTGATCAACGACCCGTACCTGGACGACTCCTTCAAGATTCAGGACGGTTTGCACATCGGTCGTCAGCTGCTGCTGGACCTGGCCGAGATGGGCCTGCCGACCGCTACCGAAGCCCTCGACCCGATCTCCCCGCAGTACCTGCAGGACCTGATCAGCTGGTCGGCCATCGGAGCGCGCACCACCGAATCCCAGACTCACCGTGAAATGGCCTCCGGCCTGTCTTCGGCCGTCGGCTTCAAGAACGGCACCGACGGCGGCCTGACGGTGGCGATCAACGCCCTGCAATCGGTTTCCAGCCCGCACCGTTTCCTGGGCATCAACCAGGAAGGTGGCGTGTCGATCGTCACCACCAAGGGCAATGCCTATGGCCACGTGGTGCTGCGCGGCGGCAACGGCAAACCGAACTACGATTCGGTCAGCGTCGCACTGTGCGAGCAAGCGCTGAACAAAGCGAAGATCAAACCGAACATCATGGTCGACTGCAGCCACGCCAACTCCAACAAGGACCCGGCACTGCAACCGCTGGTGATGGAAAACGTCGCCAACCAGATCCTCGAAGGCAACCAGTCGATCATCGGGTTGATGGTCGAAAGTCACCTGAACTGGGGCTGCCAGGCCATCCCGAAAGACCTCGCCGACCTGCAATATGGCGTGTCGATCACCGATGCCTGCATCGACTGGTCCGCTACCGAAAACACCTTGCGCAGCATGCATGCCAAGCTCAAGGACGTGCTGCCGAAACGCGCCCGCACCTGA
- a CDS encoding GNAT family N-acetyltransferase — MSEALSIHHDQAGHQFETNVDGHRAYLTYMDLGKQTLDIYRTFVPNALRGRGIAAALTEKALEYAEEMGYTVIPSCSYVERYMERHQRHAAKLSQ, encoded by the coding sequence ATGAGTGAGGCGTTGTCCATCCACCATGACCAGGCTGGTCATCAGTTCGAGACCAATGTGGACGGTCATCGTGCCTACCTGACCTATATGGATCTCGGGAAACAGACCCTGGATATCTATCGCACGTTCGTGCCCAATGCCTTGCGTGGTCGCGGTATTGCGGCAGCCTTGACCGAGAAAGCGCTGGAATACGCCGAGGAAATGGGCTACACCGTCATTCCTTCGTGTTCCTACGTGGAGCGCTACATGGAGCGTCACCAGCGGCATGCGGCCAAGCTGAGCCAGTAA
- the oprI gene encoding outer membrane lipoprotei OprI — protein sequence MNNVLKFSALALAAVLATGCSSVSKETEARLTATEDAAARSQARADEAYRKADEALAAAQKAQQTADEANERALRMLDKASRK from the coding sequence ATGAACAACGTTCTGAAATTCTCTGCTCTGGCTCTGGCCGCAGTTCTGGCTACCGGTTGCAGCAGCGTATCGAAAGAAACCGAAGCACGTCTGACCGCTACTGAAGACGCAGCTGCTCGCTCCCAGGCTCGTGCAGACGAAGCTTACCGTAAAGCTGATGAAGCTCTGGCTGCTGCTCAAAAAGCACAACAGACTGCTGACGAAGCTAACGAGCGTGCTCTGCGCATGCTGGACAAAGCTAGCCGCAAGTAA
- a CDS encoding L,D-transpeptidase family protein, whose translation MLPRFPAVTRCLSLAALCVAGPVAALELPLPPPGEDIVGQVQVIKAKYEDTFADLGTTYDLGYSEMVAANPGVDAWLPGAGTEIVLPTRFILPPGPREGIVINLAEYRLYYYPKGRNVVYTFPLGIGREGWGSPIAHTTITAKTPNPTWTPPASIKAEHLADGDPLPNVVPAGPDNPLGPFKFNLGTPGYLIHGSNKKFGIGMRTSHGCFRMFNNNVLEMASMVPVGTSVRIISDPYKFGVSGGKVYLEAHTPLDDKGNPSVVDKHTAVINAMLKREDITNNLRMNWDVVRDVVAAEDGLPVEIGVPNTSAPMVTSAPLDPLQ comes from the coding sequence ATGTTGCCGCGCTTTCCTGCCGTCACCCGCTGCCTGTCTCTTGCCGCCCTTTGTGTGGCAGGTCCCGTAGCAGCATTGGAGTTGCCCCTGCCACCGCCCGGTGAAGACATCGTCGGCCAGGTTCAGGTCATCAAGGCCAAATACGAAGACACCTTCGCCGACCTTGGCACCACTTACGATCTGGGTTATTCGGAAATGGTCGCGGCCAACCCTGGCGTCGATGCATGGCTGCCGGGCGCCGGTACCGAAATCGTGTTGCCGACGCGTTTCATCCTGCCGCCAGGACCGCGTGAAGGTATCGTCATCAACCTGGCTGAATATCGCCTCTACTACTATCCGAAAGGCCGGAATGTGGTCTACACCTTCCCGCTGGGTATCGGTCGCGAGGGTTGGGGTTCACCGATCGCTCACACCACCATCACGGCCAAGACGCCGAACCCGACCTGGACGCCTCCAGCCTCGATCAAGGCCGAGCACCTTGCAGACGGTGATCCGTTGCCAAACGTCGTGCCGGCCGGCCCGGACAACCCGCTGGGGCCGTTCAAGTTCAACCTGGGTACGCCGGGTTACCTGATCCACGGCTCGAACAAGAAGTTCGGGATTGGCATGCGCACCAGCCACGGTTGCTTCCGCATGTTCAACAACAACGTGCTGGAAATGGCGAGCATGGTGCCGGTCGGTACGTCGGTGCGCATTATCAGCGACCCGTACAAGTTCGGTGTCAGTGGCGGCAAGGTCTATCTGGAAGCGCACACGCCGCTGGACGACAAGGGCAACCCTTCTGTGGTCGACAAACACACTGCGGTGATCAACGCGATGCTCAAGCGTGAGGACATCACCAACAACCTGCGCATGAACTGGGATGTGGTCCGCGACGTGGTTGCTGCCGAAGATGGTCTGCCGGTGGAAATCGGAGTGCCGAATACCTCGGCGCCGATGGTGACGAGTGCACCGCTCGACCCGCTGCAGTAA
- a CDS encoding arylesterase: MRVWFLSAGLALMCMAQNAAAGTVLIVGDSISAGFGLDTRVGWVSLLEQRLKREGFDDKVVNASISGDTSAGGQARLPALLAEHKPELVILELGGNDGLRGMLPTQLQQNLAAMIDSSRASGAKVLLLGMQLPPNYGARYTKAFAEVYSNVATEKKIPLVPFFLDGVGGHPDLMQADGLHPAAGAQDKLLENVWPTLKPLL; the protein is encoded by the coding sequence ATGCGTGTGTGGTTTTTGAGTGCTGGCCTGGCCCTGATGTGCATGGCCCAGAACGCAGCGGCGGGTACAGTCCTGATCGTTGGCGATAGTATCAGCGCCGGTTTCGGACTGGATACCCGCGTTGGGTGGGTGTCGTTGCTTGAGCAACGGCTCAAGCGCGAAGGTTTCGATGATAAGGTGGTCAACGCATCCATCAGCGGCGACACCAGTGCCGGAGGCCAGGCGCGCCTGCCTGCGCTGCTTGCAGAGCATAAACCGGAGCTGGTAATCCTCGAGTTGGGCGGCAACGACGGCCTGCGCGGAATGCTGCCAACGCAATTGCAACAAAACCTTGCAGCGATGATCGACAGCTCCCGCGCCAGTGGGGCGAAGGTGCTGCTGCTCGGCATGCAACTGCCACCCAACTACGGCGCGCGCTACACCAAGGCCTTCGCCGAGGTATACAGCAACGTCGCCACCGAGAAAAAAATCCCGCTGGTGCCATTTTTTCTCGACGGCGTGGGCGGTCATCCAGACCTGATGCAGGCCGACGGCCTGCACCCCGCTGCGGGGGCTCAGGACAAGTTGCTGGAAAATGTCTGGCCGACACTGAAACCGCTGCTTTGA
- a CDS encoding ABC transporter ATP-binding protein has protein sequence MGASILTAKNLSKVVPSAEGELTILHELSLELNKGDSLAIVGASGSGKSTLLGLLAGLDLPSSGEVTLAGQSLSNLDEDQRARIRAEHVGFVFQSFQLLDSLNALENVMLPLELDGRKDARERATELLRRVGLGQRLTHSPRQLSGGEQQRVAIARAFAAEPDVLFADEPTGNLDSHTGERISDLLFELNKERGTTLVLVTHDERLAHRCRRLIRLEAGLLVAPLEP, from the coding sequence ATGGGCGCAAGCATTCTCACCGCGAAGAACCTCAGCAAAGTGGTTCCCAGCGCGGAAGGTGAACTGACTATCCTGCACGAACTCAGCCTGGAACTGAACAAGGGCGACAGCCTGGCCATCGTCGGCGCGTCCGGTTCAGGCAAATCCACCCTTCTCGGCCTGCTCGCCGGCCTCGACCTGCCGAGCAGCGGCGAAGTCACCCTCGCCGGCCAAAGCCTGAGCAATCTCGATGAAGACCAGCGGGCGCGAATTCGCGCCGAACACGTGGGCTTTGTCTTTCAATCATTCCAGCTGCTCGACAGTCTCAACGCCCTGGAAAACGTCATGCTGCCACTGGAACTCGATGGCCGCAAAGACGCTCGCGAGCGCGCCACCGAATTGCTGCGAAGGGTTGGTCTCGGCCAGCGCCTGACCCACTCGCCACGCCAGCTCTCCGGTGGGGAACAGCAGCGCGTGGCGATTGCCCGTGCGTTTGCCGCCGAGCCCGATGTGTTGTTCGCCGACGAACCCACCGGCAACCTCGACAGCCATACCGGCGAGCGCATCAGCGACTTGCTGTTTGAATTGAACAAGGAGCGCGGCACGACCCTGGTGCTGGTGACTCACGATGAACGCCTGGCACATCGCTGCCGGCGCCTGATCCGACTTGAAGCCGGCCTGCTGGTCGCCCCTCTGGAGCCTTGA
- a CDS encoding ABC transporter permease, whose translation MARLPLLRLFSLAIRQLLRDARAGELRVLFFALLVAVAASTAIGYFGARLNGAMMLRATEFLGADLLLEGSSPARPEQIRSGTELGLEHAQVVEFSSVIATDNGIQLSSIKAADEVYPLRGELKSAPAPFAPEETGGGPKPGEAWVEARLLTALDLKIGDSIDVGMRTLKLARVLTYEPDRAGNFYSLTPRVLINLSDLAATGVVQPGSRVSYRELWRGKAEALETYRQLIKPGLAANQRIQDARDGNRQIGGALGKAERYLNMASLVAVLLSGVAVALSATRFATRRFDASALLRCLGLSRRETMVLFSLQLTVLGLLASISGALIGWLAQLGLFALLHDLLPTDVPPGGLFPAIAGIGTGLVALAGFALPPLAALGRVPPLRVLRRDMLPIPSSTWMVYGVALGALGLIMWRLSLDLLLTFALLGGGVIAALVLGGLLLLLLKSLRRMLARASLPWRLGLGQLLRHPLAAAGQSLAFGLILLSMALIALLRGELLDTWQNQLPKNAPNYFALNILPADKQAFTDRLIELSAQSAPLYPVVPGRLISINGEPVQEIVSKDSAGDRAIQRDLSLTWAADLPTGNKLTAGNWWSEQPADDIPGVSVEGKVAESLKLKLGDHMVFTVGGVNREAKVTSLREINWDNFQPNFFMIFQPGTLKDLPATYLTSFYLAAGHDQQIVDLSRAFPAVTILQVEALLAQLRSILAQVTLAVEYVLLFVLAAGMAVLFSGLQATLDERIRQGALLRALGAERQLLVKARRIEFGLLGAVSGLLAALGSELVSLVLYRYAFDLPWHPHPWLLVLPLIGAALIGGAGVFGTRRALNASPLTVLREG comes from the coding sequence ATGGCACGCTTGCCGCTGTTGCGCCTGTTCAGTCTCGCCATTCGCCAATTGCTGCGCGACGCTCGCGCCGGCGAATTGCGGGTGTTGTTCTTCGCTTTGCTGGTGGCGGTGGCGGCGAGTACCGCCATCGGTTACTTCGGCGCTCGCCTGAATGGCGCCATGATGCTGCGTGCCACCGAATTCCTTGGCGCCGATCTGCTGCTTGAGGGCAGTTCACCGGCGCGGCCCGAACAGATCAGAAGCGGGACTGAGCTGGGCCTTGAACATGCGCAAGTGGTGGAGTTCTCCAGCGTCATCGCCACCGACAACGGCATTCAGCTGTCCAGCATCAAAGCCGCAGACGAGGTCTATCCCCTGCGCGGCGAACTGAAAAGCGCCCCCGCCCCCTTTGCTCCGGAAGAGACCGGGGGCGGACCGAAACCCGGCGAGGCCTGGGTCGAGGCACGATTGCTGACCGCCCTGGATCTGAAGATCGGCGACAGCATCGACGTCGGCATGCGCACTCTCAAACTCGCGCGAGTGCTGACTTACGAACCGGATCGCGCCGGCAATTTCTACAGCCTGACGCCGCGCGTGCTGATCAACCTCAGCGACCTCGCCGCCACCGGCGTGGTGCAACCCGGCAGCCGTGTCAGTTACCGCGAACTCTGGCGCGGCAAAGCCGAAGCGCTGGAAACCTATCGCCAACTGATCAAACCCGGCCTCGCTGCCAACCAGCGCATCCAGGATGCCCGCGATGGCAACCGGCAGATTGGCGGCGCGCTGGGTAAAGCCGAACGTTACTTGAACATGGCGAGCCTGGTGGCGGTCCTGCTGTCCGGGGTGGCGGTGGCGCTGTCGGCAACGCGTTTCGCCACCCGCCGCTTCGATGCGAGCGCGCTATTGCGCTGCCTGGGGCTGTCCCGCCGGGAAACCATGGTCCTGTTCAGTTTGCAGCTGACGGTGCTCGGACTGTTGGCCAGCATCAGCGGCGCGTTGATCGGCTGGCTGGCGCAGCTTGGCCTGTTCGCGCTGTTGCATGATTTGTTGCCCACCGACGTTCCACCGGGCGGCCTGTTTCCGGCCATCGCCGGGATCGGCACCGGGCTGGTGGCGCTGGCCGGTTTTGCCTTGCCGCCCCTCGCGGCGCTGGGCCGGGTTCCGCCATTGCGGGTATTGCGCCGCGACATGCTGCCGATTCCTTCCAGCACCTGGATGGTCTACGGCGTGGCCTTGGGCGCTCTCGGGCTGATCATGTGGCGCCTGAGCCTCGACCTGCTGCTAACCTTCGCCCTGCTCGGCGGTGGCGTGATTGCGGCGCTGGTATTGGGCGGCTTGCTGTTGCTGCTGCTGAAAAGCCTGCGCCGGATGCTCGCGCGTGCTTCGTTGCCGTGGCGTCTCGGGCTGGGCCAATTGCTGCGTCATCCACTGGCTGCCGCCGGACAATCCCTGGCCTTCGGTTTGATTCTGCTGTCCATGGCGTTGATCGCCTTGCTGCGCGGTGAGTTACTCGACACCTGGCAAAACCAGTTGCCGAAAAATGCGCCGAACTATTTCGCGCTGAACATCCTGCCGGCAGACAAACAGGCCTTCACCGATCGCCTGATCGAACTGTCAGCCCAATCGGCGCCGCTGTACCCGGTGGTGCCGGGACGGTTGATCAGCATCAACGGCGAGCCGGTGCAGGAGATCGTCAGCAAGGACTCGGCCGGAGATCGGGCAATCCAGCGCGACCTGAGCCTGACCTGGGCGGCGGACCTGCCGACGGGCAACAAGCTCACCGCGGGAAACTGGTGGAGCGAACAGCCTGCGGATGACATTCCCGGCGTGTCGGTAGAAGGCAAAGTGGCCGAAAGCCTGAAACTCAAGCTGGGCGATCACATGGTGTTCACCGTCGGTGGGGTCAATCGCGAAGCGAAAGTCACCAGCCTGCGGGAGATCAACTGGGACAACTTCCAGCCGAACTTCTTCATGATCTTCCAACCTGGGACATTGAAGGATTTACCAGCGACTTACTTGACCAGCTTCTATCTGGCAGCCGGTCATGACCAGCAGATTGTCGACCTGTCCCGCGCCTTTCCGGCGGTGACCATCCTGCAAGTCGAAGCGTTGCTTGCGCAACTGCGCAGCATCCTCGCCCAGGTCACTCTGGCGGTGGAATACGTGCTGTTGTTCGTGTTGGCGGCGGGGATGGCGGTGTTGTTCTCGGGCCTGCAAGCGACGCTGGATGAACGCATCCGTCAAGGCGCCTTGTTGCGAGCGCTGGGGGCTGAGCGACAGTTGCTGGTCAAGGCCCGGCGAATCGAGTTCGGCCTGCTCGGCGCGGTCAGCGGATTGCTGGCAGCGCTGGGTTCGGAACTGGTGAGCCTGGTGCTGTACCGTTACGCGTTCGACCTGCCCTGGCATCCGCATCCATGGCTGTTGGTACTGCCATTGATCGGTGCTGCGCTGATCGGCGGTGCCGGCGTGTTCGGTACCCGTCGAGCCTTGAACGCCAGCCCCCTGACAGTGTTGCGCGAGGGTTGA
- the greB gene encoding transcription elongation factor GreB has product MSRYRPPRTAGTALITPEGEARMRAEFHELWHVRRPQVTQSVSEAAAQGDRSENAEYTYGKKMLREIDSRVRFLTKRLEALKVVSEKPSDPNKVYFGAWVTIEDEDGKESRYRIVGPDELDLKLGLISIDSPLARALIGKALDAEVRVQTPTGEQCVYIVAIEYP; this is encoded by the coding sequence ATGAGCCGTTATCGCCCTCCTCGCACAGCTGGCACCGCGCTGATCACCCCGGAAGGTGAAGCGCGGATGCGGGCCGAGTTCCATGAGCTCTGGCATGTGCGCCGACCGCAGGTCACGCAATCGGTCAGCGAGGCCGCAGCGCAGGGCGATCGCTCCGAAAATGCCGAATACACCTACGGCAAAAAGATGCTGCGCGAGATCGACAGCCGCGTGCGTTTTCTGACCAAACGCCTGGAAGCACTCAAGGTGGTCAGCGAAAAGCCCAGCGATCCGAACAAGGTTTACTTCGGCGCCTGGGTCACGATCGAGGACGAGGACGGCAAGGAGTCGCGTTATCGCATCGTCGGCCCGGATGAGCTGGACTTGAAACTGGGCCTGATCAGTATCGACTCGCCGTTGGCACGCGCCCTGATCGGCAAGGCACTGGACGCCGAAGTTCGAGTCCAGACGCCGACCGGTGAGCAATGCGTGTACATCGTGGCGATTGAATACCCCTAG